The proteins below are encoded in one region of Cetobacterium sp. ZOR0034:
- a CDS encoding mechanosensitive ion channel family protein produces the protein MENILGHMLNEFVIAIAKYSPIVIKKVIYLAILYVSYNPLKEFVIKSLKKVLRKKQFDELLVSFLATSMKTLIIIFYFLNVIQILGLQVASLLTLLGSVGVGVGLALKGSLSDVAGGIQILISKPFKKGDFIICGGSEGSVQKITFLYTALNTVDNKRVILPNGKLSSSVVTVVTANPQRRADFVFFAEKEVSIDKVKEVLFDVVSNHPFVLKDKDIFVKFSKETGIATEFIVRVWTLKENFRDLNADIQEEVKKRFDKEGIRLPYQSYEVNIMK, from the coding sequence ATGGAAAACATTCTTGGACATATGCTGAATGAGTTTGTAATAGCAATTGCTAAATACTCACCAATAGTTATAAAAAAAGTGATATATTTAGCGATTTTATATGTTTCTTATAATCCGCTTAAAGAGTTTGTTATAAAATCTTTAAAAAAGGTTTTAAGAAAAAAACAATTTGATGAGTTGTTAGTAAGTTTCTTAGCAACATCGATGAAAACTTTAATTATAATTTTTTATTTTTTAAATGTGATTCAAATTTTAGGACTGCAAGTAGCCTCGTTACTAACGCTTCTAGGTTCTGTGGGAGTCGGAGTGGGATTAGCTTTAAAAGGAAGCTTATCAGATGTAGCGGGTGGAATTCAAATTTTGATATCTAAACCATTTAAAAAAGGAGATTTTATCATTTGTGGTGGATCGGAAGGTTCGGTTCAAAAGATAACGTTTTTATACACTGCTTTAAATACTGTAGATAATAAAAGAGTAATTCTTCCAAATGGAAAACTGTCATCATCTGTTGTAACTGTTGTAACAGCAAACCCTCAAAGAAGAGCAGACTTTGTATTCTTTGCAGAAAAAGAGGTTTCGATAGATAAGGTAAAAGAGGTTTTATTTGATGTTGTAAGTAACCATCCATTTGTATTAAAAGATAAAGATATATTTGTAAAGTTCTCAAAAGAAACAGGGATAGCCACTGAATTTATAGTTAGAGTTTGGACTTTAAAAGAGAATTTTAGAGATTTAAACGCTGATATTCAAGAGGAAGTTAAAAAGAGATTTGATAAAGAGGGAATCAGATTACCATATCAATCTTATGAAGTTAATATAATGAAATAA
- a CDS encoding nucleoside hydrolase, translated as MKKLPIIIDCDPGCDDTIALLLAFANTNLDIKGVTVSAGNVHINNTTENARKLVGAFRPEIKVAKGCEKPMFKTIVTAPEVHGETGLGSVVIPENGKQLEDLNAVEFLAQTLKNSDEKITIVITGPMTNIAVFLIAYPELKEKIEKFVIMGGSAIGGNVTPAAEFNIYVDAEAADIVFRSGVDIVLCPLDVTMKAFVTEKELAEIKAIGGFASEVAHGAIKNALDFYKEFYKVSEVPMHDPCTIAYLLEPEMFKGVDVFLGTELRGEFTYGETIIDYRNKLGKEKNALVLNEIDREAFINLIKKSVEALKGI; from the coding sequence ATGAAAAAATTACCAATAATAATTGATTGTGATCCAGGATGTGATGATACAATTGCATTACTTTTAGCATTTGCAAACACGAATTTAGACATCAAAGGTGTTACAGTTTCAGCGGGGAACGTGCATATAAATAACACGACTGAAAATGCTAGAAAATTAGTAGGAGCTTTTAGACCAGAAATAAAAGTAGCAAAAGGTTGTGAAAAACCTATGTTTAAAACTATAGTTACAGCACCAGAAGTTCATGGGGAAACTGGACTTGGTTCTGTAGTTATACCAGAGAATGGAAAGCAGTTAGAGGATTTAAATGCTGTAGAGTTTTTAGCTCAAACTTTGAAAAATAGTGATGAGAAAATCACAATAGTTATAACAGGTCCAATGACAAATATAGCGGTATTTTTAATAGCTTATCCGGAATTAAAAGAAAAAATAGAGAAGTTTGTAATAATGGGTGGATCAGCAATTGGTGGAAATGTAACACCAGCAGCAGAGTTCAATATATATGTAGATGCCGAAGCAGCTGATATTGTATTTAGATCTGGGGTAGATATTGTATTGTGTCCGTTAGATGTTACAATGAAAGCGTTTGTAACAGAAAAAGAGTTAGCAGAGATAAAAGCAATAGGAGGATTCGCCTCTGAAGTTGCACATGGAGCAATAAAAAATGCATTAGATTTCTATAAAGAGTTTTATAAAGTTTCAGAAGTTCCGATGCATGATCCGTGTACTATAGCTTATCTTTTAGAACCAGAGATGTTTAAAGGAGTAGATGTATTCTTAGGAACAGAGTTAAGAGGGGAGTTTACTTATGGTGAGACTATTATAGATTATCGTAATAAACTAGGAAAAGAAAAAAATGCATTAGTTCTAAACGAGATAGATAGAGAAGCATTTATAAATCTTATAAAAAAATCTGTTGAGGCATTGAAAGGGATATAA
- a CDS encoding DUF1846 domain-containing protein: MKIGFDHNKYLEEQSKYILERVNNFDKLYLEFGGKLLFDLHAKRVLPGFDENAKIKLLQKLKEKVEVIICVYAGDIERNKIRGDFGITYDMDVFRLIDDLRERELEVNSVVITRYDDQPSTSLFITKLERRGIKVYKHRATKGYPTDVDTIVSEEGYGKNPYIETTKPIVVVTAPGPGSGKLATCLSQLYHENKRGNAVGYSKFETFPVWNVPLKHPLNIAYEAATVDLKDVNMIDSFHLEAYGETAVNYNRDIEAFPVLKRIIEKITNKESIYKSPTDMGVNRVGFGIVDDEVVREASKQEIIRRYFKTGCEYKKGYVDKETFQRAKLIMEELGLKESDRKVVTAAREHLEKQKACDTTELLSSVAMELTTGLILTGKKSNVLDSSSAVLINALKAIAGINDNIHLISPTIIEDITKLKKTTLQSKNVGLDCEEMLIALTISAATNPMAQAALDQLPTLKGAQLHSTTILGKGDEQTLRKLGVDVTCDPVFPTENLYYNE; this comes from the coding sequence ATGAAAATAGGTTTTGATCACAATAAATATCTAGAGGAACAATCGAAATATATCCTAGAAAGAGTTAATAATTTTGACAAATTATATCTTGAGTTTGGTGGTAAACTGTTATTTGACTTACATGCAAAAAGAGTTTTACCGGGATTCGACGAAAATGCTAAAATTAAATTACTTCAAAAACTTAAAGAAAAAGTTGAAGTTATAATCTGCGTTTATGCAGGAGACATCGAAAGAAATAAAATCAGAGGAGACTTTGGTATTACATATGATATGGATGTATTCAGATTAATCGATGATTTAAGAGAACGTGAACTTGAAGTAAACAGTGTTGTTATCACTAGATATGATGACCAACCATCTACATCTCTTTTCATTACAAAGTTAGAGAGAAGAGGAATAAAAGTTTACAAGCACAGAGCTACAAAAGGGTATCCTACAGATGTAGATACAATCGTTAGTGAAGAAGGATACGGAAAAAATCCTTATATTGAAACAACTAAGCCAATCGTTGTTGTTACTGCTCCAGGACCTGGAAGCGGAAAACTAGCTACTTGTTTAAGCCAACTTTATCATGAAAATAAAAGAGGAAATGCCGTTGGTTACTCGAAATTCGAGACTTTCCCTGTTTGGAACGTACCATTAAAGCATCCACTAAATATCGCTTATGAAGCTGCTACAGTGGATTTAAAAGATGTTAACATGATAGACTCATTCCACCTTGAAGCTTATGGTGAAACTGCTGTTAACTATAACAGAGATATTGAAGCTTTCCCTGTTTTAAAAAGAATAATTGAAAAAATTACAAATAAAGAATCTATCTATAAATCACCAACTGATATGGGTGTTAATAGAGTAGGATTTGGTATCGTTGATGATGAAGTTGTTAGAGAAGCTTCTAAACAAGAGATTATCAGAAGATACTTCAAAACTGGATGTGAATATAAAAAAGGATATGTTGATAAAGAAACATTCCAAAGAGCAAAACTTATAATGGAAGAGTTAGGATTAAAAGAATCTGATAGAAAAGTAGTTACTGCTGCTAGAGAACACTTAGAAAAGCAAAAAGCTTGTGATACAACTGAGTTATTATCTTCTGTAGCTATGGAGCTTACTACTGGATTAATCTTAACAGGAAAAAAATCTAATGTTTTAGATTCTTCATCTGCTGTTTTAATCAACGCTCTTAAAGCTATTGCTGGAATCAATGATAATATTCACTTAATATCTCCAACTATAATTGAAGATATTACAAAACTAAAGAAAACTACATTACAAAGTAAAAACGTAGGTTTAGACTGTGAAGAGATGTTAATTGCACTTACTATATCAGCTGCAACTAACCCAATGGCACAAGCTGCCCTTGATCAACTTCCTACATTAAAGGGAGCTCAGCTTCACTCAACTACAATTCTTGGAAAAGGTGACGAGCAAACTCTTAGAAAATTAGGTGTTGATGTAACTTGTGATCCTGTATTCCCAACTGAAAACCTATACTATAACGAGTAA
- a CDS encoding MBL fold metallo-hydrolase has translation MENNLNEINNVQIQLLRNATMKIKYNKKTILTDPLLAPKNSYHGYLPENKDKLVSPTSDLPFSAEKAVKDIDLILVSHTHIPENGKVEFAYSDHFDQKAIEIIDKNIPIFVQESDSKGLKAVGFNNLVSFQKTFSWEGISFERFELLHTDILSLKPVVGEVSGYILRADNQPTILWAGDTILTQNIKDKIIEVQPDIIIIHPAKAHLLLSEAEKDFFNSLGMAINKDTNELNLLIGAEEAIEIAKLAPKAKIVAVHMESTDHSTVTRKDLKEKIKEAGVTNIIVPDNGETLKF, from the coding sequence ATGGAAAATAATTTAAATGAAATAAATAATGTACAAATACAACTTTTAAGAAATGCTACAATGAAAATTAAATATAATAAAAAAACAATTTTAACAGATCCTCTACTAGCTCCAAAAAATTCTTATCATGGATACTTACCTGAAAATAAAGATAAATTGGTTAGCCCTACTTCTGATTTACCTTTTTCTGCTGAAAAAGCAGTTAAAGATATCGATTTGATTTTAGTTTCACACACTCATATTCCAGAGAATGGAAAAGTAGAATTTGCTTACTCGGATCACTTTGATCAAAAGGCTATTGAAATAATTGATAAAAATATACCTATATTTGTACAAGAGTCAGATTCAAAAGGTTTAAAGGCAGTTGGTTTTAATAACCTTGTATCTTTCCAAAAAACTTTTTCTTGGGAAGGAATCTCATTTGAAAGATTTGAACTTTTACATACAGATATTCTATCTTTAAAACCTGTTGTTGGAGAAGTTTCTGGATATATTTTAAGAGCTGATAATCAACCTACAATTTTATGGGCAGGAGATACTATTTTAACTCAAAATATTAAAGATAAAATAATTGAAGTTCAACCAGATATAATAATAATCCATCCTGCAAAAGCTCATCTACTTTTATCTGAAGCTGAAAAAGATTTCTTCAATTCTTTAGGAATGGCTATTAATAAAGATACCAATGAACTTAATCTTTTAATTGGAGCTGAAGAAGCAATAGAGATTGCAAAACTTGCTCCAAAGGCTAAAATAGTTGCTGTTCATATGGAATCTACAGATCATAGTACTGTAACTAGAAAAGATTTAAAAGAAAAAATAAAAGAAGCTGGAGTTACTAATATAATTGTTCCTGATAATGGTGAAACTTTAAAATTCTAA
- the gltS gene encoding sodium/glutamate symporter yields the protein MTIELSTIQTIAMAVIVLYMGKFLNHTFKFLKENCIPESVTGGTAFSIITFIGYKTGLFSFIFEDSLRSLFMIAFFTTVGYSASLKLLKKAGMPVFMFLIASVGLAVAQNVLGVGLAGVLNLNPLIGLATGSMSTTGGPGTAGAFAPILESYGAEGATVVAMATATYALIVGSLISGPLANRLIKKHNLLEKRETGGVYDSEDEKKTPLDPKHVSTASFQIIIAMGIGSLISNFLSGAGVVLPSYIGAMFAAALIRNISDFSGAYDVHLDIINIIGGFTLTIFLSMTLMTFKLWELQGLALPLVIMLVAQTVLIGMFAYFITFRLTGKDYDAVVMTSGHCGCGFGTTPKALANMEALTAKYFPSPKAFFVIPIVGGLFIDFFNAGIITLFMNILH from the coding sequence ATGACGATAGAGTTATCAACGATTCAAACTATAGCAATGGCAGTTATTGTCTTGTATATGGGAAAATTTTTAAACCACACATTTAAATTTTTAAAAGAAAATTGTATTCCAGAGTCAGTAACAGGAGGGACAGCCTTTTCAATAATTACTTTTATTGGTTACAAAACGGGGTTGTTTAGTTTTATATTTGAAGATTCTTTGAGAAGTCTTTTTATGATTGCCTTCTTTACGACGGTAGGATACTCAGCTAGTTTAAAATTACTTAAGAAAGCTGGGATGCCTGTATTTATGTTTTTAATAGCATCTGTGGGACTAGCAGTAGCTCAGAATGTATTAGGAGTTGGATTAGCAGGAGTTTTAAATTTGAACCCATTGATAGGGTTAGCAACAGGATCTATGTCTACAACTGGAGGTCCTGGAACGGCGGGGGCATTTGCACCAATACTTGAGAGTTACGGAGCTGAAGGAGCAACGGTTGTTGCAATGGCTACAGCAACTTATGCTTTAATAGTTGGAAGTTTAATATCTGGACCGTTGGCTAATAGATTGATAAAAAAGCACAATCTATTAGAGAAAAGAGAAACAGGTGGAGTTTATGATTCTGAAGATGAGAAGAAAACACCTTTAGATCCAAAACATGTTTCTACAGCTTCTTTCCAAATTATAATAGCGATGGGGATTGGAAGTTTAATTTCGAACTTCTTATCTGGTGCAGGAGTTGTTTTACCATCGTATATAGGTGCTATGTTTGCAGCAGCTTTAATAAGAAATATTTCTGATTTTAGCGGAGCATATGATGTTCATTTAGATATTATAAATATTATTGGTGGATTTACTCTGACAATATTTTTATCGATGACTCTTATGACTTTTAAACTTTGGGAACTTCAAGGATTAGCTCTACCGCTAGTTATAATGTTGGTAGCTCAAACAGTTTTAATTGGAATGTTTGCTTACTTCATAACATTTAGACTAACTGGAAAAGATTATGATGCTGTTGTTATGACAAGTGGTCATTGTGGATGTGGATTTGGAACAACGCCTAAAGCCTTAGCGAACATGGAGGCATTAACAGCTAAGTATTTCCCATCACCAAAGGCATTTTTTGTAATTCCAATAGTGGGTGGATTATTCATAGATTTCTTTAATGCTGGAATAATAACTCTGTTTATGAATATACTTCATTAA